In Synechococcus sp. PCC 6312, one genomic interval encodes:
- a CDS encoding biopolymer transporter ExbD, with protein MFRLEDEQEGDEINIVPMIDVVFSVLAFFIIASLFLSRTDGIDIKLPQAQTTQVQSQNPITVTIDRDRNIFIDGDAVEIAQVQARIVGLQAAAANQLIIVRADTEVEHGTVIAVMDELRQIKNAQLAISTRKPGKN; from the coding sequence ATGTTTAGGTTGGAGGATGAGCAAGAAGGGGATGAAATTAATATTGTCCCGATGATTGATGTTGTGTTTTCGGTGCTTGCTTTTTTCATTATTGCCTCCTTATTCTTGAGTCGCACTGATGGCATTGATATTAAGCTTCCCCAGGCCCAGACAACCCAAGTCCAGTCCCAAAACCCAATTACCGTCACCATTGATCGGGATCGCAACATTTTCATTGATGGGGATGCGGTAGAAATTGCCCAAGTCCAAGCTCGGATTGTTGGCTTACAAGCAGCAGCGGCTAATCAACTGATTATTGTTCGGGCAGACACTGAAGTTGAACATGGCACCGTGATTGCAGTCATGGATGAGTTGCGGCAAATCAAGAATGCCCAGTTAGCGATCTCGACCCGTAAGCCTGGCAAAAACTAA
- a CDS encoding MotA/TolQ/ExbB proton channel family protein — translation MATEPTNFFAAGGIVAYPLLVFSILTVALSVERLIFWFKVYSTQPKVIRRVLIDYQENPGQVMKTLTSHRDLPVCRIFTRALGFSYNHEHLSPSQMHTILESAAQAELPVLRRFSTVFTTVIAVSPLLGLLGTVLGLMRAFGSLSLGNFDGTQVAGVTGGVSEALVSTVMGLVVAIVALLFANLFRSFYRRQLAFIQESLGQLEVLYSESLTPGELHHV, via the coding sequence ATGGCCACAGAACCAACTAACTTCTTTGCGGCTGGGGGAATTGTCGCCTATCCCTTACTCGTGTTTTCAATCTTGACGGTGGCTCTGTCTGTGGAGCGACTTATTTTCTGGTTCAAGGTTTATTCAACTCAGCCCAAGGTGATCCGGCGTGTCTTAATTGACTACCAAGAAAACCCAGGCCAGGTGATGAAAACCCTAACAAGCCATCGTGATTTACCCGTCTGTCGCATTTTTACTCGGGCCCTCGGCTTCAGCTATAACCATGAGCACCTTAGTCCCAGCCAAATGCACACGATTTTGGAGTCTGCGGCCCAGGCCGAGTTACCCGTTTTGCGTCGCTTTAGTACGGTCTTTACCACTGTGATCGCCGTTTCACCGTTGTTAGGACTCCTGGGAACAGTGTTGGGACTGATGCGGGCGTTTGGTTCTTTATCTTTAGGGAATTTTGATGGCACACAAGTAGCTGGAGTAACAGGTGGGGTGAGTGAGGCCTTGGTGTCAACCGTCATGGGCCTGGTGGTGGCCATTGTTGCCTTGCTGTTTGCCAACCTATTTCGGAGTTTCTATCGCCGCCAACTGGCCTTTATTCAAGAATCCTTGGGACAGTTGGAAGTTCTCTACAGTGAAAGCCTGACCCCAGGAGAACTACACCATGTTTAG
- a CDS encoding TonB-dependent siderophore receptor, whose protein sequence is MKLMRKFPIFLLASLAIPLESASASENKPAQTVQEWLQAHEQWQAQTPIIPPNQLAQAPVGEITGVEVQPTETGIQILFTLPGGADFRVTTEQQGTTLTAIIQSAQLSLPNQTEFQQADPTATITSVQVKPGPDNTVQVIVIGKSGTPTVQFQQAEGQLVAVIGLTASPIPSPQTEQVRPTPTPDIAQDGIEIVVTADGAQGYFVPDSSSATGTDTPIRDVPFSIQVVPQQVIQDRNVTELGGALQTVPGVVPAGGRGASVFGPGFLIRGFNVDSSIFRDRIPNISLGPLNLADIERVEVLQGPASVLYGQGQPGGIINLVPKLPLSDPRYAASFTVGNFNTYQTAIDLSGPLNDAKTVKYRLNIAYDNYGSFRDFVSGEQLLISPILSWDITPDTAMNFYGQFSSTRETVDRGIVAIGNRPADLPRNRFLGEPFNEFTQSQFLLGYGLNHRFNDNVSFRHNLQYIQYQPQRYSPLPDFLDEATGKLNRIEYLAGGTYSRFFTNAEVVGKFNTGFVKHQLLFGTEYRHEAETPQFQFGDYPSINIFNPIYANLPYSVAPIFFRDDTVNTIGIYVQDQIELLSNLKLLAGVRYDYVDQFRTTRDLGAPREEFTQRDGALTPRFGIVYQPIEPVSLYASYTTSFDPSFGASLNADGSGFDPETGRQFEVGVKTDILERLSLTLALYDIRKQNVQTPDPANPIFTLQTGEVASRGFEINIGGEVLPGWNLTAGYAYVDAFVSQDNTDIVGNQLANVPPNQFTLWSTYEIQEGMAKGLGFGLGLFYVDSRYGDLENTFILPSYFRTDAALYYRRDNWRMQLNIENLFDINYFTAATFGSRLGIDPGRPFAVSGTFGIEF, encoded by the coding sequence ATGAAATTAATGCGAAAATTTCCTATTTTTTTATTGGCCTCTCTTGCAATTCCCTTGGAATCAGCCTCAGCCAGTGAAAACAAGCCCGCCCAAACCGTCCAAGAATGGCTCCAGGCCCATGAGCAGTGGCAAGCCCAAACTCCGATTATTCCGCCCAATCAACTGGCCCAGGCCCCGGTGGGAGAAATTACAGGGGTTGAAGTTCAGCCCACGGAAACCGGAATTCAGATTCTCTTTACCTTGCCTGGGGGAGCCGATTTCCGAGTTACGACCGAGCAACAGGGCACAACCCTCACCGCCATCATTCAAAGTGCCCAATTAAGCCTACCTAATCAGACTGAATTTCAACAAGCTGACCCAACCGCCACCATTACCTCTGTGCAAGTCAAACCCGGCCCCGATAACACCGTCCAAGTGATTGTGATTGGTAAAAGCGGCACACCCACGGTGCAGTTCCAGCAAGCCGAAGGGCAACTCGTCGCTGTCATTGGTTTAACCGCATCCCCAATTCCTAGTCCCCAAACCGAACAAGTCCGCCCGACTCCGACCCCAGATATTGCTCAAGATGGGATTGAAATTGTTGTCACGGCAGATGGAGCACAGGGTTATTTTGTCCCCGACTCATCCTCTGCCACTGGCACCGATACGCCAATTCGAGATGTACCCTTTTCAATTCAAGTTGTTCCCCAACAAGTTATTCAAGACCGGAATGTTACAGAACTTGGAGGCGCATTGCAAACTGTACCAGGGGTTGTTCCCGCCGGTGGGAGGGGGGCAAGCGTCTTTGGCCCCGGCTTTCTGATTCGTGGTTTTAATGTCGATTCTAGTATTTTTCGTGATCGAATTCCTAACATTTCATTAGGCCCCTTGAACCTGGCCGATATTGAGCGGGTTGAAGTTCTGCAAGGCCCAGCTTCTGTGCTTTATGGTCAAGGACAGCCAGGGGGGATTATTAATTTAGTTCCCAAATTACCCTTATCGGATCCCCGGTATGCAGCTTCATTTACAGTGGGTAATTTTAATACCTATCAGACGGCCATCGATCTTTCCGGCCCCCTGAATGATGCCAAAACCGTCAAATATCGCCTCAATATTGCCTATGACAACTATGGCAGCTTTCGGGATTTCGTGAGCGGCGAGCAATTGCTGATCTCCCCGATTCTGAGTTGGGACATTACCCCAGATACAGCAATGAATTTCTATGGTCAGTTTTCCAGCACGCGAGAGACCGTTGATCGAGGGATTGTGGCCATTGGTAATCGTCCGGCTGATCTGCCCCGGAATCGTTTTCTGGGAGAACCGTTTAATGAGTTCACGCAGAGTCAGTTTCTATTGGGTTATGGTCTGAATCATCGTTTCAATGACAATGTGTCATTCCGCCATAACCTGCAATATATCCAGTATCAACCCCAACGCTATTCACCTCTGCCCGATTTTTTGGATGAAGCAACAGGTAAATTGAATCGTATTGAATACTTGGCAGGTGGGACTTACAGCCGCTTCTTTACCAATGCCGAAGTGGTAGGCAAGTTCAACACAGGCTTTGTCAAACATCAGCTTTTATTTGGAACCGAATACCGTCACGAGGCTGAAACCCCACAGTTTCAATTTGGCGATTATCCTTCGATTAATATCTTCAATCCAATCTATGCCAACCTTCCCTACTCAGTTGCTCCGATATTTTTCCGAGATGATACGGTCAATACTATTGGCATTTATGTTCAAGATCAGATTGAATTACTGTCTAACCTGAAGCTATTAGCCGGGGTGCGCTATGACTATGTAGATCAGTTTCGGACAACTCGAGATTTGGGTGCGCCACGGGAAGAATTTACCCAAAGGGATGGTGCTTTGACCCCTAGGTTTGGCATTGTCTATCAACCGATTGAACCCGTCTCTCTCTATGCCTCTTACACAACGTCTTTCGACCCCTCCTTTGGGGCGAGTTTAAATGCCGATGGTTCAGGTTTTGATCCGGAAACAGGCCGGCAGTTTGAAGTGGGTGTCAAGACGGATATTTTAGAGCGGTTGAGCTTAACCCTAGCCCTCTACGATATTCGCAAACAAAATGTCCAAACCCCTGATCCTGCCAATCCCATATTTACGCTGCAAACGGGAGAAGTGGCCAGCCGTGGCTTTGAAATTAACATAGGTGGTGAGGTTTTACCCGGTTGGAACCTAACTGCTGGTTATGCCTATGTAGATGCGTTTGTCAGTCAGGACAACACCGATATTGTCGGCAACCAACTGGCCAACGTCCCACCAAATCAATTTACTCTGTGGTCAACCTATGAGATTCAGGAAGGGATGGCGAAAGGCTTGGGCTTTGGCCTGGGTCTTTTCTATGTGGATAGCAGGTATGGCGATCTAGAGAATACCTTCATTCTCCCCAGCTATTTCCGTACTGATGCTGCCTTGTATTATCGGCGGGACAACTGGCGGATGCAGTTGAATATTGAAAATTTATTCGATATTAACTATTTTACTGCTGCAACTTTCGGTAGTCGTTTAGGTATTGACCCAGGCCGGCCGTTTGCCGTCAGTGGGACATTTGGGATTGAGTTTTAA
- a CDS encoding energy transducer TonB — protein sequence MNDFLLLLESRHRQGFWAACVAASVLLHVSILANVGAWWRVLPQAESPIAEVIILPEPEPTPPTPETQPPPELSRTELPRPRTEPPSPTTALPRPQPAPVQPVRQQSPPQPAATPAPPSRKAPSTLVENVATRSEVSAPVSASSETSSVSVSAPVAPPPNPPAPQAVAPLPPPAPKPVASPSGRVACQSCPRPAYPSSMRQKGVEGRVGLVVDVSPNGSVISASITQSSGYPEFDSAALRAVRGWGFTSSSQGKQGLPVSVRFELQ from the coding sequence ATGAATGATTTTCTGCTTTTGCTTGAGAGTCGCCACCGACAAGGGTTTTGGGCAGCCTGTGTAGCGGCATCAGTCCTGCTGCATGTGTCAATTTTGGCCAATGTCGGGGCCTGGTGGCGGGTTTTACCTCAAGCAGAATCCCCAATTGCCGAGGTGATCATTTTGCCAGAGCCAGAACCAACACCCCCAACACCGGAAACCCAACCCCCGCCAGAGTTGTCGCGGACTGAACTGCCCAGGCCCCGAACAGAGCCACCCAGTCCCACAACGGCGTTACCCCGGCCTCAGCCTGCACCTGTTCAACCTGTTCGACAACAATCTCCTCCACAGCCCGCTGCGACCCCAGCCCCACCTAGTCGTAAGGCTCCATCTACCCTTGTAGAAAATGTAGCTACCAGATCAGAAGTCTCTGCACCGGTCTCAGCTTCCTCTGAAACTTCGAGTGTGTCGGTCTCTGCCCCGGTTGCTCCTCCTCCCAATCCACCGGCCCCACAAGCTGTAGCTCCACTGCCTCCACCCGCCCCTAAACCAGTTGCCTCCCCCTCTGGCCGAGTTGCTTGTCAAAGTTGCCCCAGGCCCGCCTATCCTTCTTCTATGCGACAAAAAGGTGTTGAAGGTCGAGTGGGTTTAGTCGTGGATGTTAGTCCGAATGGCAGTGTCATCAGTGCAAGTATCACTCAATCCAGTGGCTATCCCGAATTTGATTCAGCCGCATTAAGAGCCGTTCGAGGTTGGGGGTTTACTAGCAGTAGTCAGGGTAAGCAGGGATTGCCAGTATCGGTGCGGTTTGAACTCCAGTAA